From the Ralstonia wenshanensis genome, the window GCAAGACAAGCTCCAGCGGCGCGTTCTTGGACGCGGTTTCTCCGCAGGTGGCGGTTTTCCAGGTCGGCTACCGCAATCGGTACGGACATCCGCATCAGCAGGTCTGGCGCCGCTATGTGGCGCGCGACATCGACAGTTTGCGCACGGACAAGACCGGTGCCGTCGTCATCGAGACCGGCGGCGATGTGCTGAACGTCCAGACCGCGCGCACCATGCGGCCGCGGTACTGGTCTTCCGCGCAGGAAGTCGAACCCCTGGCAACGGCCGCCGGCGCCGTCGACGCCCAGCCGTGAAACTTGGTGGCATAACGGGTTGGCCCCATTGTGGGGGTCAAAACCGCTGTGCTATAAAAACCACGTGCCGCGTACATCGCGCGGCGCCGTCAGGGGAGAAAAGCATGGCAGTCCGGTTCTACGATGAAATGCTCAACTGGCATGACGGGGGCCGCAACCCCCATGCCGCCGAACCGGCCCCGGCAGCACTCGTCCAGCAGGGCGAGGTACGCGGCCACTACGGACGTTTCGCCGAATGGCTGGGCGCGCAATCGGCCACGACGCTGCAGAACAAGCGCGCCGAGGCAGACCTGATCTTCCGCCGCGTCGGTATCACCTTTGCCGTGTACGGCGACAAGGACGAATCGAACAGCGGCACCGAGCGCACGATTCCGTTCGACATCATTCCGCGCATCTTCCCGGCCAGCGAGTGGGCCACGCTCGAGCGCGGCCTTCGGCAACGCGTCGATGCGCTCAACCGCTTCCTGCACGACATCTATCACGAGCAGAACATCCTGCGCGCCGGTGTCATTCCGCCCGATCAGATCTACAACAACGCCCAATACCGCCCCGACATGCTCGGCGTGGACGTGCCGCGCGACATCTACGCGCACGTGGCCGGCATCGACATCGTGCGTGCCGGCGAGGGCGAGTTCTACGTGCTGGAAGACAACCTGCGCGTGCCATCGGGTGTGTCGTACATGCTGGAAAACCGCAAGATGATGATGCGGCTGTTTCCGGAGTTGTTCGCGCGCAATCGTGTGGCGCCCGTCGCGCATTACCCCGACATGCTGCTCGACATGCTGCGCAGCGTGTCGCCGCAGAACATCGCCGACCCGACGGTAGTGGTGCTTACGCCCGGCATGTACAACTCGGCGTATTTCGAGCATGCGTTCCTTGCGCAGCAGATGGGCGTGGAGCTGGTGGAGGGGCACGATCTTTTCGTGCAGGACGATCACCTTTATATGCGCACGACGCAGGGCCCGCAGCGCATCGACGTCATCTACCGCCGGGTGGACGACGACTTCCTCGATCCGCTGGTGTTCCGCCAGGATTCTTCGCTGGGCGCGGCTGGGCTGCTGTCGGTCTATCGCGCGGGCAACGTCACCATCTGCAATGCCATCGGCACCGGTGTGGCAGACGACAAGTCGATCTATCCGTACGTGCCGGACATGATCCGCTTCTACCTCGGCGAGGAGCCGATCCTCAATAACGTTCCGACGTACATGTGCCGTCGCCCCGACGACCTGCAATACGTGCTCGACCACATGGGCGAACTGGTGGTCAAGGAAACGCACGGTGCAGGCGGCTACGGCATGCTCGTCGGTCCGGCGGCCACGCAGGAAGAGATTGCCGCTTTCCGTGAGGTGGTGAAGGCTCGCCCCGATCAGTACATCGCCCAGCCAACCCTGGCACTGTCGACTTGCCCGACGTATGTGGAAGCCGGTATCGCGCCGCGCCACATCGACCTGCGGCCGTTCGTGCTATCCGGCAAGGATGTGCGCATGGTGCCCGGTGGCCTGACGCGTGTGGCGTTGCGCGCCGGCTCGCTGGTGGTCAACTCGTCGCAGGGCGGCGGGACGAAGGATACGTGGGTGCTGGAGCGCTGAACGCTCGCGCAGTGTCGCAACAGGCAATCGATCAATCGCCTATCGAATACGTAGAAGGGAACGCCATGCTTAGCCGCACCGCAGACCACCTTTTCTGGATGGCGCGCTACACCGAACGCGCCGAGAACACCGCCCGCATGCTCGACGTGAACTACCAGACCTCGCTGCTGCCGCAATCCGCGGAAGTGGCCGAGCAGGGCTGGTGGGCAATGCTCGACATCTCCGAACTGACGCAGGTCTTTGACGAGCGCTATGGCCTGCTCTCGCGCGACGATGTGATCGATTTCATGGTGCGCGACATGACCAACCCGTCGTCGATCATGAGCTGCCTGCGCGGCGCGCGCGAGAACGCCCGGGCAGTTCGCGGCTCCATCACGACCGAGGTTTGGGAGACCATCAACACCACGTGGCTGGATGTGCAGCGCCTGATTGCCGAAGGCATGCTGCGCGATGATCCGTCTCAGTTCTTTGAGTGGGTGAAGTTCCGCTCGCATCTGTCGCGCGGCGTGCAGGTCGGCACCATGCTGACGGACGACGCGTTCCATTTCATGCGCCTGGGCACGTTTCTGGAGCGCGCCGACAACACTGCGCGGCTGCTGGACGTGAAATTCCAATCAACGCCTACGCGCGATGAAACGGCGGCGGAGCAGGGCGACTTCTACCATTGGGCTGCCACGCTGCGCTCGGTGTCGGGCTTCGAGGTCTACCGCAAGATCTATCGCAACGTCATCACGCCGACGCGCGTGGCGGAGCTGCTGATTTTGCGCAGCGACATGCCGCGGTCGCTGCTGGCCAGCATGGACGAGGTGGTCGAGATTCTTTCGACAGTGCGCAACAGTCAATCGGCAGAGACTGAACGTCGCGCTGGTAAACTGCACGCCGACCTGCGGTACGCCCGCATCGAAGATATTTTTGCTGTTGGCCTGCATGCCTGGCTGACCAACTTCCTGGAGCGGATCGGCGACCTAGGCAACGGCATCAGCCAGGATTTCCTGGTGCCGCTCGAGGTGGCGTGACGTGCAGGACAACGTGCATACATCGGGGCGCCGCTTTCGGGTGGCGCCCGTGTCATCGTGAAATACCAAATTCGACATACGACGGTCTACCGTTATGCCGAGCCGCTGCGCCACAGCGTGCACGAGCTGCGGCTGACGCCTCGCAGCGGCGAGCTGCAGCAGGTGGACACCTGGCAGATCCATGCGCCCGGTAACCTCACGCGCGCCACCGACGGTTTCGGCAACGTCGTTCATCACTTCACCCTCGGCAACCGTACGGAAGACGTCATCATCGACGCGCGCGGCGTTGTCGAGGCGTTTCCTGCGGGCTCGCCGGGCAGTCAACGGTTTGTCGATGCGCCTGGGCAAGGGCGCTATCGCGTATCGCCGCTGTACTTTTTGAGTGCCACGCCGCTGACTTCCGCGCCGCCCGAGATGATCAACTTCGCGCGCGAGCACGCGCTGGTGCTCGGAGACGCGGAATCTGCCGTGCGGCTTGCGCAAGCTATCGCCAAGCGCGTGAGCTATAAGCCGAATACCACTCACGTCGGCACTACCGCAGCGGAGGCGTTTGGCCTGGGCACGGGCGTATGCCAGGACCAGGCGCAGGTGATGGTCGCGTGCTGCCGGGCGTTGGGCGTACCGGCGCGCTATGTCAGCGGCTATTTCCACGCCGTGGGCGAAGAAGACCTCGCCAGCCACGCGTGGGCCGACGTCTGCCTCGATGCCGAATCGCACACCTGGTGCAGCATCGACGTCACCCACCAGTGCTTTACCGATGCCCGCCACATCCGGTTGGCGGTCGGGCGCGATTACCAGTCGGCAGCACCGGTACGCGGCGTGCGGCAGGGCGGGGGTGCCGAGACGCTGGATGTCAGCATTTCCATTGAGCCGTTGCCCGTTGAGGCGGCTCGAGTGAATTGAGCACCTCTTCCAAGCGCGCGGATGGGTTCCGATCGGCGCGCTAGAATGCCTTCAACCTACCGATTCCGTTTGTTGCTTCGCCCATGACTTATTGCGTCGCCATGCGCCTGGACGCAGGCCTTGTGTTCCTGTCCGATTCCCGCACGAATGCGGGCGTGGACGCCATTTCCACGTTTCGCAAGATGACCGTCTTCGAGCGCGAAGGCGATCGCGTCATGGTGCTGCTGACGGCCGGTAATCTCGCCATCAGCCAGGCGGTGCGTCAGGTGCTGACCGAAGCGCGCGGCAAGCCTCGCTCGCTGTGGACGGCACGGGACATGTTCGAGGCAGCCACAATCGTTGGCGAGGCCGTGCGCGATGTCTACGACCGCGATGCCGCGGCGCTGGCCAAGGCCAAGATCGACTTCAACGTCAGCATCATCTTTGGCGGGCAGATTGGCGCAGAGCGCCCGCGCCTGTTCAACGTCTACGCAGCAGGCAACTTCATTGAAGCCACGCCCGAGAACTGCTACTTCCAGATCGGCGAGGCCAAGTACGGCAAGCCGATCATCGATCGCGTGGTCAGCCCGGGGCTGCCGCTGGACGAAGCCGCAAAGTGCGCGCTGATCTCGATGGATTCGACGCTGAAGTCGAATATTTCCGTGGGTTTGCCGCTGGATTTGCTGGTCTATGAGGCCGACTCCCTGCGTGTGACGCGCTTTGTCGCCATCGACGAAGAGAACCCATATTTCACGATGATTCGCGGCACGTGGGGCAAGCGCCTGCGCCAGGTGTTTGCCGAGATCGACGACCCGGACTGGGAAACCGGCACTTCGCCTTCGCACCCGTTGCGCCGCGAGGGCCATTCTTCCGCAGAGGTCGAGCCCGTGCGCGTTGCACCGCCCGCCGCCGACGTTCCAGCCACGCCGGATCGTGCGCCCGGCCCAGCGTTGGAGCAGGTGTCCACGATCCAGCGTGTGGCTGGCGGATCGCAAAAGTCGCACTGAACGGCACAGGATCTGCGATGCGCGATGTGATGCTTTTTTCGCATGCCAACGGCTTTCCCGTGGGGACGTATCGCAAGATGCTGGGCGTGCTGGGTGACGAATTCGACATCCGCGCCGTGGAGCGTTTTGGGCACGACCCGCGTTTTCCAGTGACCCGTTCCTGGCCTGGTCTGGTGAGGGAGCTGCTCGCCGAAATCGACGCGCAGGCGGAGCCGGTCTGGCTGGTGGGCCACTCGCTGGGCGGCTTCTTGAGCTTGATGGCGGCGCTGCGCCGGCCCGAGCGCGTGCGCGGCGTCGTGATGCTCGATTCGCCGATCATTGCCGGGTGGCGCGCCAAGCTGCTGCGCGTGGCGCAATGGCTGGACATCGACGAGAGCCAATCGCCTGCTGCAGCGACGAAGAACCGGCGCCATCTGTGGCCCGATCTCGACGCCGTCTGGAGCCACTTCAAGGCCAAGCGCAAGTTCGATCGTTGGGACGAAGACGTGCTGCGCGATTATGTCGAACATGGCACCGAGCCCACGGGCCGTGACCATGAGCGCACACTGCGTTTCTCACGCGAAATCGAATACCAGATCTACCGGACGTTGCCGACCAACATGGGGCGCAAAGTCGCGGGCGGCACGGCGTTCCCCGTCAGCTTTGTGGCGGGCACCCGTTCGCGCGAGATTCGCCAGGTCGGGCTGGGTGCAACCCGGCGCATCGTCGGCGGCAGGCTGCGCTGGATCGAAGGTAGCCATCTTTATCCAATGGAAAAGCCGCTCGAAACGGCTGAGTTGATCCGCGAGTTGATCAACGAAATGCGCGCCAACACAGGCGCCATGCGGCACGCCGCATAGGCGAGGCTGCTCGGGGGCAAATTCCACCGTTCTGTCACGGATCGGTGAGGGGACCTTTGCTATAATCCGGCTTTCCCCGGCAAGCTAGGTCATGACCAAGTTCGTATTCGTTACCGGTGGCGTAGTGTCCTCACTCGGCAAGGGCATCGCCGCCGCCTCGCTCGCGGCCATTCTTGAGTCGCGCG encodes:
- a CDS encoding transglutaminase family protein, which encodes MKYQIRHTTVYRYAEPLRHSVHELRLTPRSGELQQVDTWQIHAPGNLTRATDGFGNVVHHFTLGNRTEDVIIDARGVVEAFPAGSPGSQRFVDAPGQGRYRVSPLYFLSATPLTSAPPEMINFAREHALVLGDAESAVRLAQAIAKRVSYKPNTTHVGTTAAEAFGLGTGVCQDQAQVMVACCRALGVPARYVSGYFHAVGEEDLASHAWADVCLDAESHTWCSIDVTHQCFTDARHIRLAVGRDYQSAAPVRGVRQGGGAETLDVSISIEPLPVEAARVN
- a CDS encoding peptidase, with the translated sequence MTYCVAMRLDAGLVFLSDSRTNAGVDAISTFRKMTVFEREGDRVMVLLTAGNLAISQAVRQVLTEARGKPRSLWTARDMFEAATIVGEAVRDVYDRDAAALAKAKIDFNVSIIFGGQIGAERPRLFNVYAAGNFIEATPENCYFQIGEAKYGKPIIDRVVSPGLPLDEAAKCALISMDSTLKSNISVGLPLDLLVYEADSLRVTRFVAIDEENPYFTMIRGTWGKRLRQVFAEIDDPDWETGTSPSHPLRREGHSSAEVEPVRVAPPAADVPATPDRAPGPALEQVSTIQRVAGGSQKSH
- a CDS encoding alpha-E domain-containing protein, which translates into the protein MLSRTADHLFWMARYTERAENTARMLDVNYQTSLLPQSAEVAEQGWWAMLDISELTQVFDERYGLLSRDDVIDFMVRDMTNPSSIMSCLRGARENARAVRGSITTEVWETINTTWLDVQRLIAEGMLRDDPSQFFEWVKFRSHLSRGVQVGTMLTDDAFHFMRLGTFLERADNTARLLDVKFQSTPTRDETAAEQGDFYHWAATLRSVSGFEVYRKIYRNVITPTRVAELLILRSDMPRSLLASMDEVVEILSTVRNSQSAETERRAGKLHADLRYARIEDIFAVGLHAWLTNFLERIGDLGNGISQDFLVPLEVA
- a CDS encoding alpha/beta fold hydrolase; protein product: MRDVMLFSHANGFPVGTYRKMLGVLGDEFDIRAVERFGHDPRFPVTRSWPGLVRELLAEIDAQAEPVWLVGHSLGGFLSLMAALRRPERVRGVVMLDSPIIAGWRAKLLRVAQWLDIDESQSPAAATKNRRHLWPDLDAVWSHFKAKRKFDRWDEDVLRDYVEHGTEPTGRDHERTLRFSREIEYQIYRTLPTNMGRKVAGGTAFPVSFVAGTRSREIRQVGLGATRRIVGGRLRWIEGSHLYPMEKPLETAELIRELINEMRANTGAMRHAA
- a CDS encoding circularly permuted type 2 ATP-grasp protein; its protein translation is MAVRFYDEMLNWHDGGRNPHAAEPAPAALVQQGEVRGHYGRFAEWLGAQSATTLQNKRAEADLIFRRVGITFAVYGDKDESNSGTERTIPFDIIPRIFPASEWATLERGLRQRVDALNRFLHDIYHEQNILRAGVIPPDQIYNNAQYRPDMLGVDVPRDIYAHVAGIDIVRAGEGEFYVLEDNLRVPSGVSYMLENRKMMMRLFPELFARNRVAPVAHYPDMLLDMLRSVSPQNIADPTVVVLTPGMYNSAYFEHAFLAQQMGVELVEGHDLFVQDDHLYMRTTQGPQRIDVIYRRVDDDFLDPLVFRQDSSLGAAGLLSVYRAGNVTICNAIGTGVADDKSIYPYVPDMIRFYLGEEPILNNVPTYMCRRPDDLQYVLDHMGELVVKETHGAGGYGMLVGPAATQEEIAAFREVVKARPDQYIAQPTLALSTCPTYVEAGIAPRHIDLRPFVLSGKDVRMVPGGLTRVALRAGSLVVNSSQGGGTKDTWVLER